A window from Mauremys reevesii isolate NIE-2019 linkage group 9, ASM1616193v1, whole genome shotgun sequence encodes these proteins:
- the NKRF gene encoding NF-kappa-B-repressing factor has product MAGGWMLLGGDFLTPQPPPLPPVPPPEQPPPPPEPEAVPEPVLEQWRQYQESDWHWGLRRQFILRHLASYPGAAIDQLLSLSVLWTNHVFMGCRYGSQVMEKVFKMAEGIDIGEMPSFELVPPAKPPKRPYSPPCSPYANPEPPKKVLPRFRVRPRFEPVHFVASSEKDERKEDPSDNQTQDSNKDANTNSTAQSVENYVDFVFNSFNTQEADPQFSNSVGFGYASSQTTATSVVLNSMDSTQSGAPQLSTSSSVLQSSSDTFPQSVITAKQYFIDKLSAAIWKNLANPDANTGTDKINYTYLLTRSIQACKTNPEYIYAPLKEIAPADLPKNKKLPTDGFACEVRCQNVYLTTGYAGSKNGSRDRATELAVKLLQKSVEVKVAQRKFKHTYREDLVVCESGTCPQELPPALKQLDDFLAANKDFSSGQSGSDPLQGSSSSTKHWTNFVLTENASDAIGILNNSASFNKMSVEYKYDLMSNRSWRCRVYLQDHCLAEGYGSKKTSKHAAADEALKILQKMQSNVAPIKTTQVQKVGCSSRISGKKKDLKDLVIYENSENPVCTLNDTAQFNKMTVEYVFERMTGMRWKCKVMLENEFIAEAVGVKKSVKHEAAEEAVKILKKTQPTVVNNLKKGTVEDVISRNEIRGRSAEEAFKQKIKEDNIGNQILRKMGWTGGGLGKDGEGIREPIAVKEQFKREGLGLDVERVNKIAKRDIEQIIRNYARSDSHVDLTFSTELTNDERKQIHQIAQKYGLKSKSHGQGHDRFLVVSRKRRKEDLLDQLKQEGHVGHYELIMPQAN; this is encoded by the exons ATGGCTGGCGGCTGGATGCTGCTGGGCGGGGATTTCCTGACCCCGCAGCCGCCGCCGCTGCCCCCGGTGCCGCCTCcggagcagccgccgccgcccccgGAGCCCGAGGCGGTGCCCGAGCCGGTGCTGGAGCAGTGGCGCCAGTACCAGGAGAGCGACTGGCACTGGGGGCTGCGCCGCCAGTTCATCCTCCGCCACCTGGCCAGTTACCCGGGCGCCGCTATCGACCAGCTGCTGTCGCTCTCCGTGCTCTGGACCAACCACGTCTTCATGGGCTGCAG GTATGGCTCGCAAGTTATGGAGAAAGTCTTCAAGATGGCTGAAGGTATCGATATTGGGGAGATGCCATCATTCGAGCTGGTACCTCCTGCTAAGCCACCAAAAAGACCCTACTCTCCACCTTGCTCTCCCTATGCCA ATCCAGAGCCTCCCAAAAAAGTCCTCCCCAGGTTCCGCGTGAGACCTCGTTTTGAGCCTGTACACTTTGTAGCCAGTAGTGAAAAAGATGAAAGAAAAGAAGATCCTTCAGACAACCAAACACAGGACTCAAACAAGGATGCAAACACAAACAGCACTGCCCAGTCAGTCGAAAACTATGtggattttgtttttaacagTTTCAATACCCAGGAAGCAGATCCCCAGTTCTCCAACTCGGTGGGTTTTGGTTATGCAAGTAGCCAGACAACTGCCACCAGTGTGGTTTTGAACAGCATGGACAGTACCCAGAGTGGTGCTCCACAACTTTCCACTTCCTCTTCAGTTCTCCAGTCATCATCAGATACTTTCCCCCAGTCAGTTATCACAGCAAAGCAGTATTTTATTGACAAACTCTCAGCAGCAATCTGGAAGAATCTTGCTAACCCAGATGCTAACACTGGGACTGATAAAATTAACTATACATATTTGTTGACTCGGTCAATTCAGGCATGTAAGACAAATCCTGAATATATTTATGCTCCTCTAAAAGAAATTGCCCCTGCCGACCTCCCAAAAAATAAGAAGCTTCCAACAGATGGCTTTGCTTGTGAAGTGAGATGCCAAAATGTCTACTTAACCACTGGTTATGCTGGCAGCAAAAATGGATCCAGGGATCGAGCCACAGAATTAGCAGTCAAGCTGTTGCAAAAGTCTGTGGAAGTTAAAGTTGCTCAGCGGAAGTTCAAACATACCTATCGAGAGGACTTAGTAGTGTGTGAGTCTGGCACGTGCCCGCAGGAATTGCCTCCTGCTCTCAAACAGCTTGATGACTTTTTAGCTGCCAACAAAGATTTTTCATCTGGGCAGTCTGGTTCTGATCCCTTGCAAGGTTCTAGTAGTTCAACCAAACACTGGACTAATTTTGTCCTCACGGAAAATGCTAGCGATGCTATAGGGATACTTAACAACTCGGCTTCATTTAACAAAATGTCAGTTGAATACAAATATGACTTAATGTCAAACCGCTCATGGCGCTGTAGAGTGTATTTACAAGACCACTGCTTAGCCGAGGGATACGGCAGTAAGAAAACGAGCAAACATGCAGCTGCAGATGAGGCTTTGAAAATTCTTCAAAAGATGCAGTCCAATGTGGCACCCATCAAAACAACCCAGGTCCAGAAAGTGGGCTGTTCATCCCGGATTTCTGGCAAAAAGAAAGACCTGAAGGATCTTGTTATCTATGAGAACTCTGAGAATCCCGTGTGCACACTGAACGACACTGCTCAGTTCAACAAGATGACAGTGGAGTATGTCTTCGAAAGGATGACAGGAATGCGGTGGAAGTGCAAGGTGATGCTAGAAAATGAGTTCATTGCTGAAGCAGTTGGGGTTAAGAAATCTGTGAAGCACGAGGCGGCGGAGGAAGCTGTGAAAATCCTCAAAAAGACACAGCCGACTGTCGTCAATAACCTGAAGAAGGGCACCGTCGAAGACGTCATCTCAAGAAATGAGATTCGGGGCCGCTCAGCGGAAGAGGCTTTCAAACAGAAGATAAAAGAAGACAACATAGGGAATCAGATTTTAAGAAAAATGGGCTGGACAGGTGGTGGGCTAGGGAAAGATGGCGAAGGGATACGAGAGCCTATTGCAGTGAAGGAGCAATTTAAAAGGGAAGGACTCGGGCTTGATGTGGAAAGGGTGAACAAAATTGCTAAAAGAGATATTGAGCAGATCATTCGAAATTATGCGCGCTCAGATAGTCATGTTGACTTGACTTTTTCTACAGAACTTACCAATGACGAGCGGAAGCAGATACATCAAATTGCCCAAAAATATGGTCTTAAAAGTAAATCCCATGGCCAGGGCCATGATAGATTCTTGGTGGTAAGCAGAAAGAGACGTAAGGAAGACTTATTAGACCAACTGAAGCAAGAAGGCCATGTTGGACATTATGAACTTATTATGCCTCAAGCTAACTGA